The following are from one region of the Fibrobacter sp. UWP2 genome:
- a CDS encoding Rrf2 family transcriptional regulator: protein MRISTKGRYALRVMIDLARNGRENYLKLQEISARQQISEKYLEGILGTLVRAKILEGVRGKNGGYRLKSDPKNCSVWDILSLTETSVAPVACLDDKVNQCKRARRCVTLPVWKELDTIIRNYLASIKLEQFLRNTPDREGVIPDDKFWNCEL, encoded by the coding sequence ATGCGCATTTCTACAAAAGGACGATACGCCCTCCGCGTCATGATAGACCTCGCCAGGAACGGCAGGGAAAACTACTTGAAGTTGCAGGAGATTTCGGCAAGGCAGCAGATTTCCGAAAAATACCTGGAGGGAATCCTCGGCACCTTGGTCCGCGCCAAGATTCTCGAGGGAGTCCGCGGCAAGAACGGCGGCTATCGCCTCAAGAGCGATCCAAAGAATTGCAGCGTGTGGGACATCCTCTCGCTCACAGAAACCTCTGTCGCGCCCGTTGCCTGCCTCGACGACAAGGTCAACCAGTGCAAGCGCGCACGCCGCTGCGTCACGCTCCCCGTGTGGAAGGAGCTGGACACCATCATCCGCAACTACCTCGCCAGCATCAAGCTTGAACAGTTTTTGCGGAACACTCCCGACAGAGAGGGCGTCATTCCCGACGACAAGTTCTGGAATTGCGAACTATAA
- a CDS encoding O-acetylhomoserine aminocarboxypropyltransferase/cysteine synthase family protein, translated as MTTQNKLHFETLQLHVGQEQADPATDSRAVPIYQTTSYVFHSAQHASDRFHLKDAGNIYGRLTNTTQDVFEKRIAALEGGIAGLAVASGAAALTYAITALARKGDHVVAQRTIYGGTYNLLEHTLRPFGIETTFVNTRDLKEVESSIKENTKLVLIETLGNPHSDIPDIEAISEIAHKHKIPVLIDNTFGTPYLIRPLEHGADIVIHSATKFIGGHGTTLGGVIVDGGKFDWAASGKFPQFTETNPSYGVPFTAAAGAAAYIVYIRAILLRDEGAAISPFNAFLLLQGTETLSLRLDRHVENTKKVLEFLVKHPKVAKVNHPSFKDHPDHKLYERYFPNGGGSIFTFDVKGGQEEAFKFIDSLKIFSLLANVADVKSLVVHPYTTTHSELTPEELAAAGISPATIRLSIGTEHYEDIINDLDQALNNI; from the coding sequence ATGACTACTCAGAACAAGCTCCACTTCGAAACTCTTCAGCTCCATGTTGGCCAGGAACAGGCAGACCCCGCAACCGATAGCCGCGCGGTTCCTATATACCAGACCACCTCCTATGTTTTCCACAGCGCTCAGCACGCGTCCGACCGTTTCCACCTGAAGGATGCGGGCAACATCTACGGCCGCCTCACCAACACGACGCAGGATGTTTTTGAAAAGCGCATCGCCGCTCTCGAAGGCGGTATCGCAGGTCTCGCCGTCGCTTCTGGCGCCGCAGCCCTCACCTACGCCATCACGGCTCTCGCCCGCAAGGGTGACCATGTGGTTGCCCAGCGCACCATCTACGGCGGTACCTACAACCTCCTGGAACATACGCTCCGTCCGTTCGGCATCGAGACGACCTTCGTGAACACCCGTGACCTGAAGGAAGTCGAATCTTCCATCAAGGAAAACACGAAGCTCGTGCTCATCGAGACGCTCGGCAACCCGCATTCCGATATCCCGGATATCGAGGCGATTTCTGAAATTGCGCACAAGCACAAGATTCCGGTGCTCATCGACAATACCTTCGGTACTCCTTACTTGATCCGTCCGCTGGAACACGGCGCCGACATCGTGATCCATTCTGCCACCAAGTTCATCGGCGGTCACGGCACGACTCTCGGCGGTGTCATCGTTGACGGTGGCAAGTTCGACTGGGCTGCCAGCGGCAAGTTCCCGCAGTTCACCGAGACGAACCCGAGCTACGGCGTTCCGTTTACCGCTGCTGCAGGCGCTGCTGCTTATATCGTCTACATCCGCGCAATCCTCCTGCGTGACGAAGGTGCCGCGATTTCCCCGTTCAACGCTTTCCTGCTGCTCCAGGGTACGGAAACGCTTTCGCTCCGCCTCGACCGCCACGTGGAAAACACCAAGAAGGTTCTCGAGTTCCTCGTGAAGCACCCGAAGGTCGCGAAAGTCAACCACCCGAGCTTCAAGGACCATCCGGACCACAAGCTTTACGAGCGCTACTTCCCAAACGGTGGCGGTTCCATCTTCACGTTCGACGTGAAGGGCGGCCAGGAAGAAGCCTTCAAGTTCATTGACAGCCTCAAGATTTTCAGCCTGCTCGCTAACGTCGCCGACGTGAAGAGCCTGGTGGTGCACCCCTACACGACGACCCACTCCGAACTCACTCCGGAAGAACTCGCCGCAGCAGGCATCAGCCCCGCTACGATCCGCCTCTCCATCGGTACGGAACACTACGAGGACATCATCAACGACCTCGACCAGGCACTGAACAACATTTAA
- a CDS encoding LL-diaminopimelate aminotransferase, whose amino-acid sequence MNPSIINPYYDRLPGSYLFSTIAKKIAEYESAHKNADIIRLGIGDVTSPLIPEVIDAMHKAVNEMALKQSFRGYGPEQGYDFLREAIVRGEYAPRGIDVASDEIFVSDGSKCDVANIQELFAADVKIAIPDPVYPVCLDSNVMAGRTGSLDQVGLFEGVTYLAANAQNNFQPELPQNPVQLIYLCSPNNPTGTVLTRETLQKFVDYANRNGALILFDGAYNCYIRDDALPHSIFEIEGARTCAIEFRSFSKTAGFTGIRCAYTVIPKDLAKLHSMWNRRQTTKFNGVSYVTQRAAEAIYTEEGWRQTNEVIDGYMATAALIRSELTAAGYTVFGGEHAPYIWWKLPDGEKSFDFFDRLLARCEVVGTPGSGFGPMGEGYFRLTAFGDHERTKIALKRIKERL is encoded by the coding sequence ATGAATCCCTCCATCATCAATCCCTACTACGACCGCCTTCCGGGCAGTTACCTGTTCTCTACCATCGCCAAAAAGATTGCCGAATACGAGTCGGCGCACAAGAACGCCGACATCATCCGCCTGGGCATCGGCGACGTCACGTCCCCGCTTATCCCCGAGGTCATTGACGCCATGCACAAGGCGGTAAACGAAATGGCCCTCAAGCAGAGTTTTCGCGGCTACGGTCCCGAGCAGGGCTATGACTTTTTGCGCGAGGCCATTGTCCGCGGCGAATACGCGCCCCGCGGTATTGACGTCGCCTCTGACGAAATCTTTGTGAGCGACGGCTCCAAGTGCGACGTGGCGAACATCCAAGAGCTTTTTGCCGCCGACGTGAAAATCGCCATCCCCGACCCGGTCTACCCGGTGTGCCTCGACAGTAACGTGATGGCAGGCCGGACGGGCTCTCTGGATCAGGTAGGCCTTTTTGAGGGCGTCACCTACCTGGCGGCCAACGCCCAGAACAACTTTCAGCCCGAGCTCCCCCAAAACCCGGTCCAGCTGATTTACCTGTGCAGTCCGAACAACCCCACAGGAACGGTGCTCACTCGCGAGACACTCCAGAAGTTCGTGGACTATGCAAACCGCAATGGCGCGCTCATCCTCTTTGACGGCGCCTACAACTGCTACATCCGCGATGACGCCCTCCCGCATTCCATTTTCGAGATCGAGGGCGCGCGCACCTGCGCCATCGAGTTCCGCAGTTTTAGCAAAACGGCGGGCTTCACGGGCATCCGCTGCGCTTACACAGTAATCCCCAAGGACCTCGCCAAGCTGCACTCCATGTGGAATCGCCGGCAGACGACCAAGTTCAACGGGGTGAGCTACGTGACCCAGCGTGCCGCCGAGGCCATTTACACCGAGGAGGGCTGGAGGCAGACCAACGAGGTCATTGACGGCTACATGGCGACCGCGGCCTTGATCCGCAGCGAACTCACGGCGGCGGGCTACACCGTTTTTGGCGGCGAGCACGCCCCCTACATTTGGTGGAAACTGCCGGATGGGGAAAAGTCCTTCGACTTCTTTGACCGGCTCCTGGCCCGCTGCGAGGTGGTGGGTACGCCGGGGAGCGGGTTTGGTCCCATGGGCGAGGGGTACTTCCGCCTGACCGCCTTCGGCGACCACGAAAGAACGAAAATTGCCCTCAAGAGGATCAAGGAAAGGCTTTAA
- a CDS encoding DUF4859 domain-containing protein codes for MKNSHLIPSLLATCAFGLVSAGFLTQANAAEGDAYTWPGYRSDLDYDTRSNIGEIKPPTKFNNNCSGVTGKKAGKWWAIYWGDKRDSRITDVTIDSILKKYDTDFGYLYDTLGWAPDAQAQAGQYSAIYYLGSGTCAGEADYDSNVGEYVGGYQSWVAGYTAVAASFYPLYSFNTSCPFRDRVAQMDAMIHEGIHSMTNGYPGAKEAHWFQEAGNTWIQQDMFSHRNAVYSGMGFLNAATVIAPFMPIECYSGWLTDGSFGGPGAQGVNNNWRYLIGGSQYSNIFPTFMGTWLGTGSVRWIYGHAYGKTKYLLETYGTSAGLGDEGTRRLIMEFRARLAMLDMKEWSKEIKNLLNQNFGGNSYDEVNRNSKYDWKMTPYQKMTESNGWLVPDAATTPGWSGANIVPLKVQSGATQVSVTMKALGKNMSLQLAYRATDGTPVYSVPMQTQNANDEVTAVLNLNKTPGTSNGSQMVFAIVCNTDYQFTGNENIRKEHFNYNLKLNKGLSGAGDAYTKWYNDFKLDYAWPTLEESQSISSSSNGGTASSSSSVVAGSSSSQEPASSSSVEVVGKTTTITVNVTLPIDDNYAGVDFDLQLASAAKALGVSENEIASKATYFAMDGNVENTNSTANDPGHWFAGDGTVAAYTDTDAIVYSEFSIATGKATVGHYPNRVQNGETYSFTQGLKYNGNKVLYKVTVTLTNESSGSSTEGTTPLNYGLDKNPASHLSLYSNGGRLIVAYKLDRADNAKVSLYTAYGALIGSSITGIQSAGSHTMTLDLDAMGAPRGTYIIKVVTGSYREARSISVAK; via the coding sequence ATGAAAAATAGCCACCTTATTCCTTCTCTGCTTGCCACTTGCGCCTTCGGGCTCGTTTCGGCAGGATTTCTTACACAAGCAAATGCCGCCGAGGGCGACGCCTACACATGGCCCGGCTACCGCAGCGACCTGGATTACGACACCAGGTCGAACATCGGCGAAATCAAGCCGCCCACCAAGTTCAACAACAACTGCAGCGGCGTCACCGGCAAAAAGGCCGGCAAGTGGTGGGCCATTTACTGGGGCGACAAGCGCGACAGTCGCATTACCGACGTGACCATCGACAGCATCCTCAAAAAGTACGACACCGACTTTGGCTACCTCTACGACACCTTGGGCTGGGCTCCCGACGCCCAGGCACAGGCGGGGCAGTACAGCGCCATCTACTACCTGGGTTCCGGGACCTGCGCAGGCGAAGCCGACTACGACTCCAACGTGGGCGAATACGTAGGCGGCTACCAGAGCTGGGTGGCGGGCTATACCGCCGTGGCGGCTTCGTTCTACCCGCTCTACAGTTTCAACACAAGTTGCCCCTTCCGAGACCGCGTGGCGCAAATGGACGCCATGATCCACGAGGGCATCCACTCCATGACGAACGGCTACCCCGGCGCGAAGGAAGCGCACTGGTTCCAGGAGGCGGGCAATACCTGGATTCAGCAGGACATGTTCTCCCACAGGAACGCCGTGTATAGCGGCATGGGATTCTTGAACGCGGCAACAGTGATAGCTCCCTTCATGCCCATTGAATGCTACTCTGGGTGGCTCACCGACGGGAGCTTTGGCGGCCCGGGCGCCCAGGGCGTGAACAACAACTGGCGCTACCTCATCGGCGGTTCCCAGTACAGCAACATCTTCCCCACCTTCATGGGCACATGGCTCGGCACAGGTTCAGTCCGCTGGATTTACGGTCACGCCTACGGCAAAACCAAGTACCTCCTCGAAACCTACGGCACAAGCGCAGGGCTCGGCGACGAGGGAACGCGCAGGCTCATCATGGAATTCCGCGCCAGGCTCGCCATGCTCGATATGAAAGAATGGTCCAAGGAAATCAAGAACCTCTTGAACCAAAACTTTGGAGGCAACTCCTATGACGAAGTGAACCGCAACAGTAAATACGACTGGAAAATGACGCCCTACCAAAAAATGACCGAAAGCAACGGCTGGCTCGTGCCCGACGCCGCAACGACTCCGGGCTGGTCCGGCGCCAACATCGTGCCCTTGAAGGTTCAATCGGGCGCGACGCAGGTCTCCGTAACCATGAAGGCCCTGGGCAAGAACATGAGCCTCCAACTCGCCTACCGCGCCACCGACGGCACTCCAGTCTATAGCGTTCCCATGCAGACGCAAAATGCAAATGACGAAGTGACCGCGGTACTCAACCTAAACAAAACTCCGGGCACCTCGAACGGTTCGCAAATGGTCTTTGCTATCGTTTGCAATACCGACTACCAGTTCACCGGCAACGAGAACATCCGCAAGGAGCACTTCAACTACAACTTAAAGCTGAACAAGGGCCTGAGCGGTGCGGGCGATGCCTACACCAAGTGGTACAACGACTTCAAGCTCGATTACGCCTGGCCGACCCTCGAAGAATCCCAGTCTATTTCCTCTAGTTCCAACGGCGGTACCGCCTCCTCTTCCAGCTCTGTGGTGGCAGGCTCCAGCTCTTCTCAAGAACCCGCCAGTTCCAGCAGCGTCGAAGTCGTGGGCAAAACCACCACCATCACCGTCAACGTGACCCTCCCCATCGACGACAACTACGCAGGCGTCGACTTTGACCTGCAACTCGCCAGCGCGGCGAAGGCTCTGGGCGTTTCCGAAAACGAAATCGCCAGCAAGGCCACCTACTTTGCCATGGACGGCAACGTCGAAAACACGAACTCCACCGCAAACGATCCAGGCCACTGGTTTGCAGGCGACGGAACTGTCGCCGCATACACTGACACCGACGCCATTGTTTACAGCGAATTCAGCATTGCCACCGGGAAAGCCACCGTGGGCCACTATCCCAACCGCGTGCAGAACGGCGAAACCTACAGCTTTACGCAGGGACTCAAGTACAACGGCAATAAAGTGTTGTACAAAGTAACAGTCACCCTCACCAACGAATCCAGCGGAAGTTCCACCGAGGGCACGACGCCCCTGAACTACGGCCTTGACAAAAACCCGGCCAGCCACCTTTCCCTTTACAGCAATGGCGGGCGTCTGATCGTAGCCTACAAGCTGGACCGCGCCGACAACGCCAAAGTTTCCCTCTACACCGCCTACGGCGCCCTCATCGGAAGTTCCATTACCGGGATTCAGTCGGCAGGGAGCCACACCATGACCTTGGATCTCGATGCCATGGGAGCCCCGCGCGGCACCTACATCATCAAGGTCGTCACCGGCAGCTACCGTGAAGCACGCAGCATCTCGGTCGCCAAGTAA
- a CDS encoding sigma-54-dependent Fis family transcriptional regulator — protein MSQTIAPEISVIQKISEVIIHERNVEKLLKNVLGILDSEMGMLRGTFALLYGDTLKIEASHGLGENEKQLGQYRVGEGITGHVAETGRSHVIPDLRKDSRFLNRTGARNYNSQVAFICVPLIHEEKVIGTLSIDRPVDGTTQLDRDVALLEIIANITGDAANECIEIHDEREALMEENRKLRDMLNVNHTEIVGKCSEMQMVYEQIQQVAPSDATVLIRGASGTGKEMVARAIVNLSQRKDRPFVTLNCAALPENLVESELFGHEKGAFTGAVNRRIGRAEAANGGTLFLDEIGDLSLPVQVKLLRFLQEKTFSRVGSNEELHSDVRFLAATSRNLEELMEKKLFREDLFYRLNIFPISVPDLAKRHTDIILLAEHFMEKMNLRYNKKVVRLSTIAINMLMSYHWPGNVRELENCIERAVLTAKDDCIHSYNLPPSLQTSYSTGASGEPNSERNTLSVLMDNYEREIFTEAIKRSEGNLSAAGRELGISPRMMNYRMNKLGLNSKK, from the coding sequence ATGTCGCAAACCATCGCTCCCGAAATCTCCGTCATCCAAAAGATCAGTGAAGTCATCATTCACGAGCGCAACGTCGAGAAACTCCTCAAGAACGTGCTTGGCATTCTGGACTCCGAGATGGGGATGCTGCGCGGCACCTTCGCGCTGCTCTACGGTGATACCCTGAAAATTGAGGCGTCCCACGGTCTGGGTGAGAACGAGAAACAGCTGGGCCAGTATCGTGTGGGCGAGGGCATCACGGGCCACGTGGCCGAGACTGGCCGTAGCCACGTGATTCCTGACTTGCGCAAGGACTCCCGCTTTTTGAACCGCACGGGCGCCCGCAACTACAACAGCCAGGTCGCCTTCATTTGCGTGCCGCTCATCCACGAGGAGAAGGTCATTGGCACACTCTCCATTGACCGCCCTGTGGACGGGACCACGCAGCTGGACCGCGACGTGGCGCTGCTCGAGATTATCGCGAACATCACGGGTGACGCCGCCAACGAGTGCATTGAGATCCATGACGAACGCGAAGCCCTGATGGAAGAGAACCGCAAGCTGCGCGATATGCTCAACGTGAACCACACCGAGATTGTGGGCAAGTGTAGCGAGATGCAGATGGTGTACGAGCAGATCCAGCAGGTGGCGCCCTCCGACGCGACGGTCCTCATTCGCGGGGCGAGTGGTACGGGTAAGGAGATGGTCGCCCGCGCCATCGTGAACCTTTCGCAGCGCAAGGACAGACCCTTTGTGACGCTCAACTGCGCCGCCCTGCCCGAGAACCTGGTGGAGAGCGAGCTCTTTGGCCACGAGAAGGGCGCCTTTACGGGAGCCGTGAATCGCCGCATTGGCCGTGCCGAGGCCGCCAACGGGGGTACCCTGTTTTTGGACGAGATTGGCGACCTCTCACTCCCGGTGCAGGTAAAGCTCCTCCGCTTTTTGCAAGAGAAGACCTTTTCCCGCGTGGGCAGCAACGAGGAACTCCACTCCGACGTGCGGTTCCTGGCCGCGACCAGCCGGAACCTGGAGGAACTCATGGAGAAGAAGCTGTTCCGCGAGGACCTCTTTTACCGCCTGAACATTTTCCCCATCTCGGTGCCGGACCTCGCCAAGCGCCATACCGACATCATCCTTTTGGCGGAGCACTTCATGGAGAAAATGAACCTGAGGTACAACAAGAAGGTGGTCAGGCTTTCGACCATTGCCATCAACATGCTCATGAGCTACCACTGGCCGGGCAACGTACGCGAGCTGGAAAACTGCATTGAGAGGGCGGTCCTCACCGCTAAGGACGACTGCATCCACAGCTACAACCTGCCGCCTTCGCTGCAGACCAGCTACTCGACCGGGGCGTCGGGCGAGCCGAACAGCGAGCGCAACACCCTGAGCGTGCTCATGGACAATTACGAGCGCGAAATCTTTACCGAGGCCATCAAGAGGAGCGAGGGCAACCTCTCGGCGGCGGGTCGCGAGCTGGGGATTTCCCCCCGAATGATGAACTACCGCATGAACAAGCTCGGGCTGAACTCCAAAAAGTAG
- the cysK gene encoding cysteine synthase A, translated as MSKIYTSADQLVGHTPLLELTHIEASNNLEAKILAKLEYFNPAGSVKDRIAKAMLDDAEKSGKLKAGSVIIEPTSGNTGIGLASVAAARGYRIIIVMPETMSVERRQLMKAYGAELVLTEGAKGMKGAIARADELAKEIPNSFIPGQFVNPANPAAHRATTGPEIWEDTDGKVDIFVAGVGTGGTVTGVGEFLKSKNPNVKVVAVEPASSPVLSKGVAGSHKIQGIGAGFVPDTLNTKVYDEIIAVENEAAFEAGREIGKKEGVLVGISSGAALWAAKELAKRPENKGKTIVALLPDTGDRYLSTALFAE; from the coding sequence ATGTCTAAAATCTATACCTCTGCCGACCAGCTTGTCGGTCATACCCCCCTCCTCGAACTCACCCACATCGAAGCATCCAACAACCTCGAAGCCAAGATCTTGGCGAAGCTCGAATACTTCAACCCTGCAGGTTCCGTGAAGGATCGTATCGCGAAGGCGATGCTCGACGACGCCGAGAAGAGCGGCAAGCTCAAGGCCGGCTCCGTCATCATCGAGCCGACTTCGGGTAATACCGGCATTGGCCTTGCTTCTGTTGCCGCCGCCCGCGGTTACCGCATCATCATCGTGATGCCCGAAACCATGAGCGTGGAACGTCGCCAGCTGATGAAGGCCTACGGTGCCGAACTCGTGCTGACCGAAGGCGCGAAGGGCATGAAGGGCGCTATCGCCCGCGCCGACGAACTGGCCAAGGAAATCCCGAACAGCTTCATCCCGGGCCAGTTCGTGAACCCCGCCAACCCGGCCGCACACAGGGCCACCACCGGTCCCGAAATCTGGGAAGATACCGACGGCAAGGTCGACATCTTCGTGGCGGGTGTTGGCACGGGCGGAACCGTGACCGGCGTGGGCGAATTCCTCAAGAGCAAGAACCCGAACGTGAAGGTCGTGGCCGTGGAGCCGGCCAGCTCTCCGGTGCTCAGCAAGGGCGTCGCGGGCTCCCACAAGATCCAGGGTATCGGTGCCGGGTTCGTGCCTGACACGCTCAACACCAAGGTCTACGACGAGATCATCGCTGTCGAGAACGAGGCTGCTTTTGAAGCCGGCCGCGAAATCGGCAAGAAGGAAGGCGTGCTCGTGGGTATCTCTTCCGGCGCTGCTCTCTGGGCTGCAAAGGAACTCGCGAAGCGTCCCGAAAACAAGGGCAAGACGATTGTCGCTCTCCTTCCGGATACCGGCGACCGCTACCTCTCTACGGCCTTGTTTGCTGAATAA
- the dapF gene encoding diaminopimelate epimerase, with amino-acid sequence MKFSKWTGLGNDFILPEPGEDFDLGDGTAERVMRLCDRRFGIGGDGVVLVRPLGGLDFEMRIFNADGSEAAMCGNATRCVAKFIHDRGLDKVAGMEPPSHEYNLHTLSGVVRPKLLEGGLVRVDMGLPREFLGNVALEACGNKFDAVTVSMGNPHAVIFVDDIENVPLEKWGPVLEHDAQFPDRCNIEFAEVRAPGEIRMRVWERGCGITLACGTGSCATLVAAQKTGRIGKEADIVLDGGVLHDSHVDGESVFMTGPAQEVFRGCILSP; translated from the coding sequence ATGAAATTTTCAAAATGGACAGGCCTGGGCAACGACTTCATTTTGCCGGAACCGGGGGAAGACTTTGACTTGGGAGACGGGACCGCCGAGCGTGTCATGCGCCTGTGCGACCGTCGTTTTGGCATTGGCGGCGACGGCGTGGTGCTGGTGCGTCCGCTGGGCGGACTTGATTTCGAGATGCGGATCTTTAACGCTGACGGTTCGGAGGCGGCCATGTGTGGGAACGCTACACGTTGCGTGGCAAAGTTTATCCATGACCGTGGACTGGACAAGGTCGCAGGCATGGAGCCGCCCTCCCACGAATACAACCTGCACACCCTGAGTGGCGTCGTGCGCCCCAAGCTTTTAGAGGGCGGTCTTGTTCGTGTCGACATGGGACTCCCGCGCGAGTTCCTCGGGAATGTCGCCCTTGAGGCGTGCGGCAACAAGTTCGATGCCGTGACGGTCTCGATGGGGAACCCCCACGCGGTCATCTTCGTTGACGACATCGAGAATGTCCCACTCGAAAAGTGGGGGCCGGTTTTGGAACATGACGCCCAGTTCCCCGACCGCTGCAACATTGAGTTCGCCGAGGTTCGTGCGCCCGGCGAAATCCGCATGCGCGTGTGGGAGCGCGGTTGCGGCATCACGCTCGCCTGCGGCACGGGCAGCTGCGCGACGCTCGTGGCGGCGCAAAAGACCGGGCGCATCGGCAAGGAAGCCGACATCGTTTTGGACGGAGGCGTTCTGCACGACAGCCACGTGGACGGCGAATCCGTATTTATGACTGGCCCCGCTCAGGAGGTGTTCCGCGGTTGCATTCTCTCACCGTAA
- a CDS encoding carbohydrate-binding domain-containing protein, whose product MKYMNLPVVAALTVAAVWGLVACSDDVASVAVPVDEVAVPGDTIQIIGVFSSSGVAPEGVAPGSSTTDPGIELSSSSATVPGIEIPGSSSVNPGVSLSSSSVAVLVSAASGDDENDMEDARTLDGSQILLKLAGTTATVENNNGCITVEGNGATITCPGAYYVTGEASDFQVVVNTPAAENEGNTGIYLHNATLRSSNAPILVKNADKTVLHLVKGTTNIIEDGNGNHLFTTVNGKQDTAKAAIYSKDDLNIKGAGTLTVKGNFKNGIQSSNDLKIKNGNITVIATENGVKGKGSLQISGGSLNVTAKAGDGLESDECEEAADGTCKNIVEGKGFVEISGGNITIEAGDDGVEAANYVMVSDSVEPSMVKVTSTGKGLLAGKYIYVNGGNVNVDAEDDAFHSRYQAIMNAGEVTVSSKDDGIHADSALYLKGSTVNVVTASEGLEAYRIFAEGGVSSVYATNDGWNGAGGAKENSGGYSMFSESSGHIVISGGYHYISAKGSMIDVLDANGSAKQTGGVLILEITGESYENGMGGGFGGWNGGGMGGWNGGGSGGCSSNMAGGLIDTDTGFEIAGGVLLAFGDFSTDIPKCASVTYTNEKFYGSSQAAFKPQYHGNTILYGGSVTSVSEVQTNGMKEFKFPNGLVYMYQ is encoded by the coding sequence ATGAAGTATATGAATTTGCCTGTGGTTGCCGCCCTTACTGTTGCTGCGGTTTGGGGCCTTGTGGCCTGTTCTGACGACGTGGCTTCGGTGGCGGTCCCCGTTGACGAGGTTGCCGTTCCTGGCGACACAATCCAAATTATCGGGGTGTTTAGTTCCAGTGGTGTGGCTCCGGAGGGGGTTGCCCCCGGTTCCAGTACCACGGACCCCGGCATCGAACTCTCCAGCTCAAGCGCCACGGTTCCTGGTATTGAAATTCCTGGCTCCAGCAGCGTGAATCCCGGCGTTTCTCTTTCTAGCTCGAGTGTCGCCGTTCTGGTCAGCGCGGCTTCCGGTGACGACGAGAACGACATGGAAGATGCGAGAACTTTGGACGGATCCCAGATCCTCTTGAAACTTGCCGGAACGACGGCTACGGTAGAGAACAACAATGGCTGCATTACGGTTGAAGGAAACGGCGCTACCATCACCTGCCCGGGCGCCTATTACGTGACGGGCGAAGCTTCGGATTTCCAGGTGGTTGTGAACACTCCGGCGGCCGAGAACGAGGGCAATACCGGTATTTACCTCCATAACGCCACTTTGAGAAGTTCCAATGCCCCAATCCTCGTAAAGAATGCCGACAAGACGGTGCTGCACCTGGTGAAAGGCACCACAAACATTATAGAAGACGGCAATGGCAATCATTTGTTCACAACGGTCAATGGCAAGCAGGATACCGCCAAGGCGGCCATCTATTCCAAGGATGATTTGAACATCAAGGGCGCCGGGACGTTGACCGTTAAGGGCAACTTCAAGAACGGCATCCAGTCTAGCAACGACCTCAAAATCAAGAACGGCAACATCACGGTCATCGCGACCGAAAATGGCGTCAAGGGCAAGGGCAGCCTCCAGATTTCGGGAGGCTCCTTGAATGTTACCGCCAAGGCGGGCGACGGTCTCGAAAGCGACGAATGCGAAGAGGCGGCCGACGGCACCTGCAAAAATATAGTGGAAGGCAAGGGCTTTGTTGAAATCAGCGGCGGAAACATTACCATCGAGGCGGGAGACGATGGCGTTGAGGCGGCGAATTACGTGATGGTTAGTGATTCCGTTGAGCCCTCTATGGTCAAAGTTACGTCTACCGGCAAGGGCCTCTTGGCCGGAAAATACATTTACGTCAACGGCGGCAACGTTAACGTGGACGCCGAAGACGACGCGTTCCACTCCCGTTACCAGGCGATTATGAACGCGGGCGAGGTGACGGTTTCCTCGAAGGATGACGGCATCCATGCGGATTCGGCGCTGTACCTGAAAGGCTCCACGGTGAACGTAGTCACGGCTTCCGAAGGCTTGGAAGCCTACAGGATTTTTGCCGAGGGCGGAGTGTCCTCCGTCTACGCCACCAACGACGGCTGGAACGGTGCCGGCGGCGCCAAGGAGAACAGTGGCGGTTACTCCATGTTCAGCGAGAGCAGTGGCCACATCGTCATTAGCGGAGGCTACCATTACATTAGCGCCAAAGGCAGCATGATTGACGTGCTGGACGCGAATGGTTCTGCAAAGCAGACCGGTGGCGTGCTGATTCTTGAAATCACGGGCGAAAGCTACGAGAACGGCATGGGCGGCGGTTTTGGCGGCTGGAATGGTGGCGGCATGGGCGGCTGGAATGGTGGCGGCAGCGGAGGCTGTTCCTCGAACATGGCGGGTGGCCTTATCGATACCGACACCGGTTTCGAGATTGCCGGGGGTGTACTTCTCGCCTTTGGCGACTTCTCAACCGATATTCCCAAATGCGCCTCGGTCACTTACACCAACGAAAAATTTTACGGTTCCAGCCAGGCGGCGTTCAAGCCCCAGTACCACGGCAATACCATTCTTTATGGTGGCAGTGTGACTTCCGTGAGCGAGGTGCAGACAAACGGAATGAAGGAATTCAAGTTCCCCAACGGCCTGGTTTACATGTACCAGTAG